Proteins encoded by one window of uncultured Ilyobacter sp.:
- a CDS encoding lycopene cyclase domain-containing protein: MEVLKYDFLILSLIFLIPGSVIFILRKDLRTTIKKMSLISLPFALAETLFYPSYWEPNFLLDMGNRVGFGLEDFIFVVSLASFTSTVYAFTFRKRYVKNNPENPILFLMRIFFISVSIIILILLSVWMNVPAIYSATFIMIIVPVIIILKRPDFLRPGILGGTLSAFVYFILCLVFNLIYPGVFEKIWNTNLLLNKFPMGVPLEELIYGFGAGFCATIIYPYIFNYKFGS; this comes from the coding sequence GTGGAAGTTTTAAAATATGACTTTTTAATTTTATCTTTAATATTTCTCATCCCTGGTTCAGTTATATTTATTCTGAGAAAAGACCTGAGGACAACAATAAAAAAAATGTCTCTGATCTCCCTTCCCTTTGCTTTAGCAGAAACACTGTTTTACCCTAGCTACTGGGAACCAAATTTTTTACTGGATATGGGGAATAGGGTTGGATTTGGGTTAGAGGATTTCATTTTCGTAGTATCACTGGCCTCTTTTACATCCACCGTATATGCTTTTACATTCAGAAAAAGATATGTAAAAAATAATCCTGAAAATCCCATATTATTTTTAATGAGAATATTTTTTATTTCAGTATCTATAATTATTTTAATTCTATTATCTGTCTGGATGAATGTCCCTGCCATATACAGTGCAACTTTTATAATGATAATTGTGCCGGTAATAATAATTTTAAAAAGACCTGATTTTTTACGCCCAGGTATTTTGGGAGGAACTCTTTCGGCTTTTGTGTATTTTATTTTATGCCTTGTTTTTAATCTGATCTATCCAGGGGTCTTTGAAAAAATATGGAATACTAATTTGTTATTGAATAAATTTCCTATGGGAGTTCCCCTGGAGGAATTGATCTACGGCTTTGGTGCAGGGTTCTGTGCAACAATAATTTACCCCTATATTTTTAATTATAAATTTGGGAGTTGA
- a CDS encoding prenyltransferase, with the protein MDKVNSWIKASRLPSQSYIFFPLLLGQGFYYKETGNFSIVFFILVQLFGLLIQLYIVYANDYSDYEIDKTNDTFNIFSGGSRVLVEGLISKKEMKKGILLVMGLNLLLGTVLTIGFERTKSIPLIVISFLLLWGYSYPPIRLSYRGGGEILQTTGVAIILPLFGYYIQGGTFQGFPWIFLLFFFPIQLGCAMSTSLPDYPSDREGNKRTSTVIFGFENTKRYIIIINFVSLFIFYLVAWLQLKPLKSYTVLAIPLICNLYLVYLKSKSKISSSYLDKFVAVNIIIVISLTVGNTILLFF; encoded by the coding sequence ATGGATAAAGTAAATTCTTGGATAAAGGCCTCAAGACTACCCTCCCAGAGTTATATATTTTTCCCCCTGCTTTTAGGACAGGGTTTTTACTATAAAGAAACCGGGAATTTCAGCATTGTCTTTTTCATACTGGTACAGCTATTTGGTCTTTTGATACAGCTTTATATCGTCTATGCCAATGATTATTCGGATTATGAGATAGATAAAACCAACGATACTTTCAATATCTTCTCAGGAGGATCACGGGTATTGGTGGAAGGTCTCATATCGAAGAAGGAGATGAAAAAGGGGATACTTCTCGTAATGGGATTAAACCTCCTCTTAGGAACAGTTTTAACTATAGGTTTTGAGAGGACTAAGAGTATTCCCCTGATAGTGATCTCGTTTCTCCTGCTGTGGGGATACAGTTATCCCCCTATACGACTATCCTATAGAGGTGGTGGAGAAATACTTCAGACAACGGGAGTGGCTATAATCCTTCCTTTATTTGGTTATTATATCCAAGGGGGAACTTTTCAGGGATTTCCATGGATTTTTCTTTTGTTTTTCTTTCCCATACAGTTAGGCTGTGCCATGTCCACCAGTCTTCCAGATTATCCATCTGACAGAGAGGGAAACAAGAGAACCTCTACGGTGATATTTGGATTTGAAAATACCAAAAGATATATTATAATCATAAATTTTGTCAGCCTCTTTATATTTTATCTTGTTGCATGGCTTCAATTAAAGCCTCTAAAGTCCTATACCGTGCTTGCAATACCTTTAATATGCAATTTATATCTGGTATATCTAAAAAGTAAATCAAAGATATCCTCTTCATATTTGGATAAATTTGTTGCGGTGAATATTATCATAGTTATAAGTTTAACAGTTGGAAATACGATACTTTTATTTTTCTGA
- a CDS encoding Bax inhibitor-1/YccA family protein, whose product MDERMQNRGYLSTEEIDQLVTKKIAGVFGWMVLGLFVTLAASIFTLTNPVLLNLSYKYMFAFIIGELALVFILSMRVYHMSTAKSRALFLFYSALNGITLSLIAIVYTGLSILYTFAGAMAIFLIMAVYGYTTKEDLSKFGNLLKVALITLIIVSVVNIFLKSPTLYWIISYMGVLIFIGLIGYDVNRIKNNITVAVSQDVSVVDKVSIIGALALYLDFINLFLYLLRIFGKKR is encoded by the coding sequence ATGGACGAAAGAATGCAAAATAGGGGCTATCTCTCTACTGAAGAGATCGATCAGCTGGTCACAAAAAAGATAGCAGGTGTTTTCGGATGGATGGTTTTAGGATTATTTGTCACTCTCGCTGCTTCTATTTTCACACTTACCAACCCGGTTTTATTGAATCTGTCATATAAATATATGTTTGCCTTTATTATCGGTGAACTTGCCCTAGTGTTTATCCTCTCAATGAGGGTATACCATATGAGTACCGCTAAAAGCAGGGCCCTGTTTCTTTTCTACTCAGCACTAAACGGAATAACTCTGTCTCTCATAGCAATTGTTTATACGGGGCTTTCCATACTGTATACCTTTGCCGGGGCCATGGCAATATTCCTCATAATGGCAGTTTATGGATACACCACCAAGGAGGATCTGAGCAAATTTGGTAATTTACTCAAAGTAGCACTGATAACACTTATCATTGTCTCAGTAGTCAATATTTTTCTGAAGTCTCCAACTTTATACTGGATAATATCATATATGGGAGTTCTTATATTTATAGGCCTTATCGGCTATGATGTGAACCGTATAAAGAATAATATCACGGTGGCTGTTTCACAGGATGTTTCTGTGGTGGACAAGGTTTCAATTATAGGGGCCTTGGCACTTTATCTAGATTTCATCAACTTATTCCTCTATCTCCTTAGAATATTTGGAAAAAAGAGATAA
- a CDS encoding TetR/AcrR family transcriptional regulator yields MQVKKPEVKEKIYSAAFEEFYEKGFKKATMSTISDNSEVPVGNIYRYFTNKEAIFKDIVEEVSIELSNLFLNSSKIEYSSLDKPYSEILREEVLEFVEKLLDLSLKNKRTVQILFEKSHGSKFENFKKNLELQFIENAISNAKLNLKNSKLTQEDTELVKISAKVFLKGLETIMVNYSDNEELKRNLMFRFSDFFITDIGSRMKLGKI; encoded by the coding sequence ATGCAGGTCAAGAAGCCGGAAGTCAAAGAAAAAATCTATAGTGCAGCTTTTGAAGAGTTTTATGAAAAGGGATTTAAAAAAGCCACAATGAGCACTATTTCTGATAATTCAGAAGTTCCAGTGGGAAATATATACCGATACTTTACAAATAAAGAAGCCATATTTAAAGATATAGTGGAAGAGGTCTCTATAGAGCTGTCCAACCTCTTTTTAAATAGCTCAAAGATAGAATACTCATCATTAGATAAGCCCTACAGTGAGATTTTAAGAGAAGAAGTACTAGAGTTTGTAGAAAAACTCTTAGACTTGTCTTTAAAAAACAAAAGAACTGTTCAGATACTTTTTGAAAAAAGCCATGGATCTAAATTTGAAAACTTTAAAAAGAACCTGGAGCTACAATTTATAGAAAATGCTATATCTAATGCAAAACTAAATTTGAAAAATTCAAAATTGACTCAAGAAGACACTGAGCTTGTAAAAATTTCTGCAAAAGTTTTTTTAAAGGGTTTAGAGACTATAATGGTAAATTATTCTGACAATGAGGAACTGAAAAGAAATCTCATGTTTAGATTTTCTGATTTTTTTATAACCGATATAGGTTCTAGAATGAAGTTGGGTAAAATATAA